The Nitrospira sp. sequence GTTCCGGACAGATCAGGAGCGGACGAAAACGGGTGTGGTCCAATCGATCAAACAGCAGTTCCAGATACCGCTCACCTCCACCATACCCGGCTGAGCCGGCCAGTTGCGCCAGAACGACCGGCTTCATGGTTTCCTCCCGACGATCAACAGGCTGCCGCGCAAGTGAGGCACGACATAGAACGGCCATTTGGCCCAATCAATGCCATGTTGCTTGACGGACTGACGGCAGTCTTGTGTGTCTTCGCCGAGAAAATACCGGGATTCCGCGATGCAAAATCCGGTTTGGCTCAGCATGTCGGTCAATTCGTGCATGGCATACTCTCGGGCATGCGGCCGCCATTCATCATCGGGATTCTTGTATCCCGGTGGAGCAAGGCGATCGTTCAGGGTACGACCGATCAAGAGCTTGAAGATGTTCCCGATCCGAGTGACGTTCGGCGTCGTCAGCACCACATGACCGCCGGAACGAAGAATTCGAAACGCTTCCTCGAGCAAATGGAACGGCGAAGTCAGATGTTCGATGATTTCCAGCGCGAAGACCAGTTGGACCGAATGGTCCGGAAGAGGGACCTTCTCGGAGTATCCCTTAGCTTGAAAGTGACCGCCCAACGGATCGAGGTCGACCGTCATGATGTCCGCATGGATGTCCTGCCGCATGAACTCTACGAAGTCCCGGGAAACCATCAGCCCGGCTCCGTACAACTGAGCCGCTTTCGTATACCTGATGCGACGGAGCAGTCTCAACAAGCTTCCGGGGAAAGGCCCTAAATCGACGATCGACTGTGTCT is a genomic window containing:
- a CDS encoding methyltransferase domain-containing protein — its product is MAYELTRDHFSDVLKTYQPSAYESFGQQDERFKIPMHHAMKCRDRLHVALRSGLRMLPPETQSIVDLGPFPGSLLRLLRRIRYTKAAQLYGAGLMVSRDFVEFMRQDIHADIMTVDLDPLGGHFQAKGYSEKVPLPDHSVQLVFALEIIEHLTSPFHLLEEAFRILRSGGHVVLTTPNVTRIGNIFKLLIGRTLNDRLAPPGYKNPDDEWRPHAREYAMHELTDMLSQTGFCIAESRYFLGEDTQDCRQSVKQHGIDWAKWPFYVVPHLRGSLLIVGRKP